Proteins co-encoded in one Bacillus spongiae genomic window:
- the dapF gene encoding diaminopimelate epimerase: MDIQLIKCHGSGNDFILIDEMEHDHQMTDQDRENLAIALCDRKSSIGADGILFVLESQQAAARMRVFNADGSEASMCGNGLRCVARYICEKLSLSEVLIETMKANLLVSQEKEIYEGIPTYKVEISPVSFHLSDLPLNIERAEKLINETVPELSDTIRFTAVAVPNPHLIAMVDTDQIISNEQKVISEKVNMPNNLFPDGVNVSFVHPLGDKAIYVRTFERGVGFTNACGTAMSASTLIYRMITKQSFETSIDVFNNGGMVRCVPHEVRKGQFKIDLIGNATYVFKASISVDLKTPDKFSVLSKEETDEQVSYRNLEKYAQKVVDEHIFH, encoded by the coding sequence ATGGATATTCAATTAATTAAATGTCATGGGTCGGGGAATGATTTTATCTTAATTGATGAAATGGAACATGATCACCAAATGACAGATCAAGATAGAGAAAATTTAGCCATCGCACTGTGCGACAGGAAAAGTAGCATTGGCGCGGATGGGATACTCTTTGTATTAGAAAGTCAGCAGGCAGCAGCTAGAATGCGAGTCTTTAATGCTGATGGTTCTGAAGCATCGATGTGTGGAAATGGCTTACGATGTGTCGCAAGATACATTTGTGAAAAATTAAGTTTATCAGAAGTACTAATCGAAACGATGAAGGCAAATTTATTGGTTTCCCAAGAAAAAGAAATTTACGAGGGAATACCTACTTACAAAGTAGAAATATCGCCGGTTTCCTTTCATCTTTCCGATTTGCCTCTGAATATAGAACGCGCAGAGAAATTAATAAATGAAACGGTTCCTGAACTTTCCGACACGATTCGTTTTACTGCCGTCGCTGTCCCTAATCCTCATTTAATCGCTATGGTGGATACGGACCAAATTATTTCGAATGAACAAAAGGTTATTTCTGAAAAAGTAAATATGCCAAATAATTTATTCCCGGATGGAGTAAACGTTAGTTTTGTTCATCCGCTTGGCGATAAGGCTATTTATGTAAGAACTTTTGAAAGAGGAGTAGGCTTTACGAATGCTTGTGGGACAGCCATGAGTGCCTCAACATTAATTTATAGAATGATTACCAAGCAATCTTTTGAGACATCAATTGATGTTTTTAATAATGGTGGTATGGTAAGATGTGTACCTCATGAAGTAAGAAAAGGCCAGTTCAAAATCGATTTGATTGGCAATGCAACGTATGTATTCAAAGCATCAATATCAGTCGACTTAAAAACACCGGATAAATTCTCTGTCCTTTCAAAAGAAGAGACTGATGAACAAGTCTCGTATCGGAACCTAGAAAAGTATGCCCAAAAAGTGGTTGACGAACATATCTTTCATTAA